The DNA window TGGCGCAGCAGATACTCGTCGGCGGCGTCCCAGGCGCGGAGCCTGTCGCGCGGGTCCTCGGGGAAGCGGGTGAGGTCGAAGGCACCCCATGACGTGGTCAGACGGTTCATTGTGCCTTCAGGCTAGCCGAGTCCCCGGAGTGCCCCAGACGTCCTGCGCCGTGTCCGGCCTCGGCTGTGGGGATTGCGGAACCCCGCAGCCGAGGCCGTGCGGGGTCAGCCGGAGGTCACCAGCCTCAGCCCGTAGCGGGAGAGGATCTCGTTGACCGGCTGGAACCAGGTCTGCCCGCCGCTGGAGCAGTTGCCCCAGCCGCCGGAGGTGACGCCCTGGGCCTGGTCACCGGTGATGAACGAGCCGCCGGAGTCGCCCGGTTCGGCGCAGACGCTGGTGCCGGTCAGCCCGTAGACCGCGCCCTGGCTGTAGTTGACCGTCTCGTTCTTGGTCAGCACGGTGCCGCAGTGCCAGTGGGTGGTGGACCCGGAGCGGCAGACGGACGAGCCGATCGGCGCCTCCCATGAACCGCGCACCAGCGCGTCGCTGACCGTTCCCCAGCCGAGCACGACCGGTACGGTCCACCAGCCGTTGCCGATGGTGATGTAGGAGTAGTCGCGGCCCGGGAAGGTGGAGCCGGCGAAGGTGCCCATCCAGGAGCCGTCCCAGCCGGCCACGGAGCTGCCCGGCGTGCCGCAGTGTCCGGCGCTGACGAAGCCGCCCACGACGGCGAACCCGATGGAGCAGCGGGTGTTGCCGTTGATGTAGTACGGGTCGCCGCCGACGACGCCCGCGGAGTACGTCCGGGGCTCCGGGGTGCTCTCCTCGTGCACCGTGAGCAGGCCGGCGGACCGCGCCGAGGCGAGGAAGGCCGCCACATCCGGGCGGTCGGCGGCACCCGCCTGGACCTCGGCGACCACGCGGTTGGTGCGTGGGTCGACGCGCCAGCTGCGGATGGCGGACGGAGCACCGGATGCCGTACCGGCCCGCTTGTCGAGTGCGGCCTTGGCCCCGTCGAGCGTGGCGAGGGTGTGGGTGACGCGGACGGGGGTGGCGCCGGTGGTCCGTACCGCGTTGGCGGCGCCCGGGTCGGTGACGGCGACCACGAGGGTGCCCTGCTCGGCGTCGAACCAGGAGCCGCCGTAGGCGGCGCCCGCCGCTCGCTGGGCCCTCGGGGCGAGGGTGGAGGCAGCGGCCTCGTCGCGCAGTCGCGCGGTCGCCTCGGCGGCGGTGCCGCCCAGGTCCCGTTGGACTGCGGCGACCAGGGCGGACGGCAGCTGCGGGGCGGCGGTTCCGGCGGCGGGCACGGCGGAGGCCGGCGCCAGGCCCAGCGTCCCGGTGCCAAGGGCCAGCAGGGCGGCCAGGCCCCACCGCAGACGGGTGGTGCGTCGCATGGATGCACTCCTTTGCTTCTCATGGTGGAGGGCGGTCGGCGGCGGCGGAGCGTTCGGTCACGGATGAGGGTGGGTAAGGGGACGCGACCGGTTGGGAGCGCTCTCAGAGGGGAGTTGCCGTCGCCGAGGCAGCCTGAGAGGTGCCAAGTGGTATGGACCTCTCAGGCTCCCGAGTCTCCATTCATATCATGCTCATGTCAATCACTGAGACCCGAAGAAGGCCGGGCTGACGCTCAGTTGCCGGATCCCGATTCCCCGTCGGCGAGCCGCGCACGACTTTCGTCATCCTGGAAGCGATGGGCCCACCGCCGGCCGTCGAGCAGGCTCAGGGCCGGCAGATGCCGGACCTCCAGGGCGAACAGGGCCAGGGCGGTGCCCAGGACTGCCAGCGCGACCCTGCCCTGTCCCGCAGCCGCGCCGATGCCGGCGGCGGCGAAGATCGCCGCGGCGGTGGTGACGCCGTGCACCACTTCTCCGGAGGCCCTGGACTGACGGAAGGTCAGACCGCCTCCGATGAAGCCGATGCCCGTGATGACCCCCGCCAGTGCGTTGGGGGCGTGGTCCAGGGCCAGGATCGCCACCAGCGCCGCCCCCACCCCGATCAGGGAGAAGGTCCGGTCCCCGGCCGCAGAGCCACGCAGGTTCCGTTCGAAGCCGAGCGCATAGGTGAGGGCGAAGGCCAGCAGCAGGTGGCCGAGGGTGGGCAGGTCGTGGGTCACGCTCCATTGAAGCGCAGCGGAGCCCGGAACCGGCTCTGTGCCGGACCGGTTCGCGCCCGTCCGCGCCCGGAAGTCAGGCGTTCAGGTTGTCCTGGGCGGCACCGAGGGCGGCGTGCAGCAGCAGACGGCCGGGAAGTCCGACCCCGCTTGCCTCGGCTGCGGCGATCAGCGCGGGGGCGGCCAGGGGGAGCAGGCTGCGCAGCAGCTCCCGGCTCGGGGTGGTGAGGCTGAAGCGGGGGAGGGTGATGACGAGGTTGAGGGACACGCTGGGCTCCGGGTGGGGGCGGGACCGCCTGGCAGTGCGGTGCCTGGCATCGTCGGGGGACGGTACCAGGAAAGGCGGGCGCGGGGGAGCGGCGGTGTCCGCTGGGCGTCTCCTCGGTGAACTCCGGGGGAATGCGGGGCGGTCGTCCAGGCTGCGGTCGGCCAAGCGGCGGTCGTCCAGGCGGCGTCGGCCTGGCGGCGGTCGGCCAAGCGGGCGTCGGTCAGGCGGCGGTCGGCCAAGCGGGCGTCGGTCAGGCGGCGGTCGGCCAAGCGGGCGTCGGTCAGGCGGGGGCGGTACCGGGCCCGGACCGGGAGAGCAGGCGCGGGGCGACGGCCGCGGCCAGCGTGGCGGTGGTGGAGCAGACGCCGACCGTGGTCCAGGCGAGCGGCCCGAGCGGCGTGCAGCCGAAGAAGTGGCTGAGGCCGGGGGTCTCCACGATGCCGATCAGGGCGGCGGCGGACAGCGAACTGGTGGCCAGGACCAGCGGGCTGTGCCAGTCCGTGATGAGGGTCTGGCCGAGCTGGGTGGCGACCAGGGCGGCCAGGCCCATGGTCCCGGCCCGCCGGCTCAGCCCGGTCACCCGGCCGATCTGCCAGGCGCTCGCCGCACCCAGCGTGGTGGCGGTGCCCCGTACGGTCAGGATGCGGGCCAGGTCGCGCCCCAGCAGCGACGGCGACGGCCCGTCGGCGAGCGGGTCCTCGTCGGCGCGGCGCCTCCGGGCCGGTGCCAAGGCGACCGCGAGCGCGGGCAGC is part of the Peterkaempfera bronchialis genome and encodes:
- a CDS encoding MgtC/SapB family protein; this translates as MTHDLPTLGHLLLAFALTYALGFERNLRGSAAGDRTFSLIGVGAALVAILALDHAPNALAGVITGIGFIGGGLTFRQSRASGEVVHGVTTAAAIFAAAGIGAAAGQGRVALAVLGTALALFALEVRHLPALSLLDGRRWAHRFQDDESRARLADGESGSGN
- a CDS encoding S1 family peptidase; the protein is MRRTTRLRWGLAALLALGTGTLGLAPASAVPAAGTAAPQLPSALVAAVQRDLGGTAAEATARLRDEAAASTLAPRAQRAAGAAYGGSWFDAEQGTLVVAVTDPGAANAVRTTGATPVRVTHTLATLDGAKAALDKRAGTASGAPSAIRSWRVDPRTNRVVAEVQAGAADRPDVAAFLASARSAGLLTVHEESTPEPRTYSAGVVGGDPYYINGNTRCSIGFAVVGGFVSAGHCGTPGSSVAGWDGSWMGTFAGSTFPGRDYSYITIGNGWWTVPVVLGWGTVSDALVRGSWEAPIGSSVCRSGSTTHWHCGTVLTKNETVNYSQGAVYGLTGTSVCAEPGDSGGSFITGDQAQGVTSGGWGNCSSGGQTWFQPVNEILSRYGLRLVTSG